The proteins below come from a single Comamonas antarctica genomic window:
- a CDS encoding autotransporter, whose protein sequence is MALSRFLSLMALWLLALIAPLAQAQAVAGAGAAPPRTATEADWPRTLRSGTTALTVYPLQVEHWDGWRLLGRVAVRAEVGDKSPRSYYGVADVQARTLVDKGRRTVTLDQLKLDGIDFPAAAPAEKARLSRLLTSQVGARARVVPLDRLEASLAVTQETGLAAHTRLRNDPPQILFSETPAILVPLDGEPVLRPLRGTQLERVVNTRVLLLRDSGQRFYLRLFDGWMGAATLAGPWGVVPETPELALALKNATADRLVDPLSGRTQPGQQVPSLARTVPQIFVATRPTELVVLEGAPRYVAVPGTRLQYAENTTGNLFRHEGDNTVYVLLSGRWYRAASLSGPWSYVAANALPPDFAQIPDDSPKENVLAAVAGTAQAREAAIAAGVPQTASVSASGAHMTAPRFDGDPVLRPIPPTSLQYVSNSATPIVFAGSAGYLAVENGVWFQASSPRGPWRAARSVPAEIYAIPPDSPLYYVTFARIYDVDGDIVHVGYTPGYQGTYIDPVTGTVVYGTGYVYDPWVGTVWVGQPVTYGFGASVAYTPWTGWAVSFGFGWAWGAAMSAAGWGWGPYPWWGPWGWGWAWGPDTYPWYPAWGSAVGPAGGAAAWGPGGWAGYSGNIYRNWSNVATVSRVGGGYDAWTGNAWAQRVGTAYNSRTGVAAAGQRGVVQNAYTGNFVAGERGVATGPGGSAIGGNRVVAGNPYTGNQVNANRGAAYNASTGQVTRFGGIRGDQGAVGHIGDDVYAGRNGDVYRHTDAGWEQHTSGGGWQPVLGSAQGQATRNATGGLGGAQRTAPAQGQFQNLDRERGARFNGATRSQGLMQSHANLQQQFGGRGFGGGFGGRMGGGRLRR, encoded by the coding sequence ATGGCACTTTCGCGCTTTCTAAGTCTCATGGCGCTATGGCTGCTGGCGCTGATCGCGCCGCTGGCCCAAGCGCAGGCAGTGGCCGGGGCCGGCGCCGCGCCGCCGCGCACGGCCACCGAGGCCGACTGGCCGCGCACCTTGCGCTCCGGCACGACCGCGCTCACGGTCTATCCGCTGCAGGTCGAGCATTGGGACGGCTGGCGGCTGCTGGGCCGCGTGGCGGTCCGCGCCGAGGTCGGCGACAAGTCCCCGCGCAGCTACTACGGCGTCGCCGATGTCCAGGCCCGCACGCTCGTGGACAAGGGCCGGCGCACGGTCACGCTCGACCAGCTCAAGCTCGACGGCATCGACTTCCCCGCCGCCGCGCCTGCGGAAAAGGCGCGCCTGTCGCGGCTGCTGACCAGCCAGGTCGGCGCGCGCGCGCGCGTCGTGCCGCTGGACCGGCTCGAGGCCTCGCTGGCCGTGACGCAGGAGACCGGGCTCGCGGCGCACACGCGGCTGCGCAACGACCCGCCGCAAATCCTTTTCAGCGAGACCCCCGCGATCCTCGTGCCGCTCGACGGCGAGCCGGTGCTGCGGCCGCTGCGCGGCACGCAACTCGAGCGCGTGGTCAACACCCGCGTGCTGCTGCTGCGCGATTCGGGCCAGCGTTTCTATCTGCGCCTGTTCGATGGCTGGATGGGCGCGGCCACGCTGGCCGGCCCCTGGGGCGTGGTGCCCGAGACGCCCGAGCTGGCGCTGGCGCTGAAGAACGCCACGGCGGACCGCCTGGTCGACCCGCTGTCGGGCCGCACCCAGCCGGGCCAGCAGGTGCCATCGCTGGCCAGAACCGTGCCGCAGATCTTCGTCGCGACCCGGCCCACCGAGCTGGTTGTGCTAGAAGGCGCGCCGCGCTACGTGGCGGTGCCTGGCACGCGCCTGCAATATGCGGAGAACACCACCGGCAACCTGTTCCGCCACGAGGGCGACAACACCGTCTATGTGCTGCTGTCGGGCCGCTGGTACCGTGCCGCCAGCCTGAGCGGGCCCTGGAGCTATGTCGCCGCGAATGCCTTGCCGCCCGACTTCGCGCAGATTCCCGACGACAGTCCCAAGGAGAACGTGCTGGCCGCGGTGGCGGGCACGGCGCAGGCACGCGAGGCGGCGATTGCCGCGGGCGTGCCTCAGACGGCCTCGGTGAGCGCCAGCGGCGCGCACATGACGGCGCCGCGCTTCGATGGCGACCCGGTGCTGCGCCCGATTCCTCCGACCTCGCTGCAGTACGTGAGCAACAGTGCCACTCCTATCGTGTTCGCGGGCAGCGCGGGCTACCTCGCGGTGGAAAACGGTGTCTGGTTCCAGGCGTCCTCGCCGCGCGGGCCGTGGCGCGCGGCGCGCAGCGTGCCCGCGGAAATCTACGCGATTCCGCCCGACTCGCCGCTGTACTACGTCACGTTTGCGCGCATCTACGACGTGGACGGCGACATCGTCCATGTCGGCTACACGCCGGGCTACCAGGGCACCTATATCGACCCGGTCACGGGCACCGTGGTCTACGGCACGGGCTATGTCTACGACCCCTGGGTGGGCACGGTCTGGGTCGGCCAGCCCGTGACCTATGGCTTTGGCGCCTCCGTGGCCTATACGCCATGGACCGGCTGGGCGGTGTCGTTCGGCTTTGGCTGGGCCTGGGGCGCGGCGATGAGCGCGGCCGGCTGGGGCTGGGGGCCGTACCCCTGGTGGGGCCCGTGGGGCTGGGGCTGGGCCTGGGGCCCGGATACCTATCCCTGGTATCCGGCATGGGGCTCGGCCGTGGGCCCGGCGGGAGGGGCAGCGGCATGGGGGCCTGGCGGCTGGGCAGGCTACTCCGGCAACATCTACCGCAACTGGAGCAACGTCGCCACGGTGTCGCGCGTGGGTGGCGGCTATGACGCCTGGACCGGCAATGCCTGGGCCCAGCGCGTGGGCACCGCGTACAACTCGCGCACCGGGGTCGCGGCCGCGGGCCAGCGCGGCGTGGTGCAAAACGCCTATACCGGCAACTTCGTCGCCGGCGAGCGCGGTGTCGCCACCGGCCCGGGCGGCAGCGCCATTGGCGGCAACCGCGTGGTGGCGGGCAACCCCTACACCGGCAACCAGGTGAACGCCAACCGCGGCGCGGCCTACAACGCCAGCACCGGCCAGGTGACGCGTTTCGGCGGCATCCGCGGCGACCAGGGCGCAGTAGGCCATATCGGCGACGATGTCTATGCGGGCCGCAACGGCGATGTCTATCGCCACACCGATGCGGGCTGGGAGCAGCATACGAGCGGCGGCGGCTGGCAGCCGGTGCTGGGCTCGGCCCAGGGCCAGGCGACGCGCAATGCCACCGGCGGCCTGGGCGGCGCGCAGCGCACCGCGCCGGCGCAGGGCCAGTTCCAGAACCTCGACCGCGAGCGCGGTGCGCGTTTCAACGGCGCGACCCGCAGCCAGGGGTTGATGCAGTCGCATGCCAACCTGCAGCAGCAGTTTGGCGGCCGGGGCTTTGGCGGCGGTTTTGGCGGCCGCATGGGCGGGGGGCGCCTGCGGCGCTAA